The following coding sequences are from one Caballeronia sp. SBC1 window:
- a CDS encoding LysR substrate-binding domain-containing protein, translating to MSQTNFDVASLRTFVVGMELGSFAKAADRVGRSTSAVSAQIKKLEEQSGAPLFKKAGRNLALTEAGETMLRFARRLVDLNDEAAVAVRGPDLEGWIRLGLQEDFGEVMLPDVLGRFSRAHPKVRIEARVARNMDLLSRIDSNDLDLALIWDDAVLSGHELPGSPRHEMIAEPAMCWIGSSTLPWNPDSSEPLPLVAFDRACLFFSAATDALDRANIRWRVAFTSPSLSGLWAAAAAGLGLTVRTRYGLPASVSAFDGKDLGLPALPSLPLSLVRASATPTPPVQQLAALILQSIRGGSASLGRIAA from the coding sequence ATGTCGCAGACCAATTTCGATGTCGCTTCGCTGCGGACCTTCGTCGTCGGCATGGAGCTGGGAAGCTTCGCAAAGGCGGCGGACCGCGTCGGGCGCTCGACCTCGGCTGTCAGCGCGCAGATCAAGAAACTGGAGGAGCAGTCGGGCGCGCCGCTGTTCAAGAAAGCGGGGCGCAACCTGGCGCTGACCGAGGCGGGCGAAACCATGCTGCGATTCGCGCGCAGGCTGGTCGATCTCAACGACGAAGCCGCTGTCGCCGTGCGCGGCCCGGACCTTGAAGGCTGGATCAGGCTCGGGCTGCAAGAGGATTTCGGCGAAGTCATGTTGCCCGACGTCCTGGGCCGGTTCTCGCGTGCGCATCCGAAAGTGCGGATCGAGGCGCGGGTTGCGCGCAACATGGATCTGCTCAGCCGGATCGATTCGAACGACCTCGACCTGGCATTGATCTGGGACGACGCCGTCTTGTCAGGCCATGAACTTCCAGGCAGCCCCCGGCACGAGATGATCGCCGAGCCTGCCATGTGCTGGATCGGTTCATCAACCTTGCCGTGGAATCCCGATTCATCAGAACCTCTGCCGCTGGTCGCCTTCGATCGGGCTTGCCTGTTTTTCAGCGCGGCCACCGACGCGCTCGATCGCGCGAATATCCGTTGGAGGGTGGCGTTCACGAGTCCGAGCCTCTCCGGCCTGTGGGCCGCCGCGGCGGCGGGCCTTGGACTTACCGTGCGCACGCGTTATGGCCTGCCCGCTTCCGTCAGCGCATTCGACGGCAAGGATCTGGGATTGCCCGCGCTGCCGTCGCTGCCGCTGTCGCTCGTGCGCGCGTCGGCCACGCCCACGCCGCCGGTGCAGCAGCTCGCGGCGCTCATTCTTCAATCCATACGCGGCGGGTCGGCATCGCTGGGCCGGATCGCGGCGTGA
- a CDS encoding FAD-dependent oxidoreductase: protein MPGSMQQAAKFDDLREDRGTRVSIADTPILLVRQRDRVHAFSADCPHAGAPLEQGAICNGRIVCPWHKGTFALADGSLIEPPPLAGLKRYPVVIENGNVLVSPQAQTEPARTPSADTRTMVVIGAGAAGAAACATLREAGFDGRLVLIGPEHGMPYDRTALSKFVLAGDMPPEKIPPLLPDDFLSTQRIERIEATVEKLDAGTKQIDLSNKLTLNYEAALICTGGIPKPMEVPGSTLRGIFMLRSRDDAEMILASLEGARKALIVGASFIGLEVASSLRKRGVDVTVVAPGRVPLGSQFGDELGQMFQRLHEKNGVVFRMQSKVKAFLGNDIVSAVELDSGEKLSVDVVIVGTGVRPATGFLHGIELADDGGIPVDSSMRAAPGLYAAGDIAQFPLPRSDKTLRIEHWRVAQQHARVAALNMAGCDEHYTGVPYFWTYHFGKRLEYLGHASEHDEVMIDGDLDAQAFIAYLMKDGHVAAAIACDREAPAARLAEAMRATLTLAQARSAAAR, encoded by the coding sequence ATGCCCGGTTCCATGCAGCAAGCAGCGAAATTCGACGATCTTCGAGAGGATCGTGGCACGCGAGTAAGCATTGCCGACACCCCAATCCTGTTAGTCCGGCAACGCGACCGGGTCCACGCGTTTTCAGCCGATTGCCCCCATGCCGGCGCGCCGCTCGAGCAGGGTGCAATATGTAATGGACGCATTGTTTGTCCATGGCACAAAGGCACGTTTGCCCTCGCCGACGGCAGCCTGATCGAGCCGCCACCACTGGCCGGTTTGAAACGCTATCCGGTAGTAATTGAAAACGGCAACGTGCTGGTTTCACCTCAGGCGCAAACCGAGCCCGCTCGCACGCCGAGCGCAGACACACGCACGATGGTTGTGATTGGTGCGGGCGCGGCGGGTGCGGCTGCCTGCGCCACGCTGCGTGAAGCCGGCTTCGATGGCCGTCTCGTGCTGATCGGACCCGAGCACGGCATGCCCTACGATCGCACGGCGCTCAGCAAGTTCGTGCTTGCCGGCGACATGCCGCCCGAGAAAATTCCCCCGCTTTTGCCCGACGATTTCCTTTCGACACAGCGCATCGAACGCATTGAAGCGACCGTCGAGAAACTCGACGCCGGCACGAAGCAAATCGACCTATCTAACAAGCTCACCTTGAATTACGAGGCCGCGTTGATCTGCACAGGGGGCATCCCCAAGCCGATGGAGGTGCCTGGTTCAACCCTGCGCGGAATTTTCATGCTGCGGTCGCGAGACGATGCAGAGATGATTCTTGCGTCGCTCGAAGGCGCGAGGAAAGCGCTGATCGTGGGAGCAAGTTTCATCGGGCTGGAAGTGGCTTCGTCCCTGAGAAAACGGGGGGTGGACGTTACCGTTGTCGCGCCGGGAAGGGTGCCGCTTGGCTCGCAATTCGGCGATGAACTCGGCCAGATGTTTCAACGCCTGCACGAGAAAAACGGCGTGGTCTTTCGCATGCAGTCCAAAGTCAAAGCGTTCTTGGGCAACGACATCGTGAGCGCAGTGGAACTCGATAGCGGCGAAAAATTGTCGGTAGACGTGGTGATCGTTGGCACCGGCGTGCGCCCTGCTACCGGCTTCCTGCACGGCATCGAGCTGGCAGATGACGGGGGCATTCCCGTGGATTCATCGATGCGCGCTGCACCCGGTCTTTACGCCGCAGGAGACATCGCGCAATTCCCCCTGCCGCGCTCGGACAAAACGCTCCGCATAGAACACTGGCGCGTCGCCCAACAACACGCGCGTGTCGCCGCGCTCAACATGGCCGGCTGCGACGAGCATTACACGGGCGTGCCGTATTTCTGGACCTATCACTTCGGCAAGCGCCTCGAATATCTCGGCCATGCAAGCGAGCATGACGAAGTGATGATCGACGGTGATCTCGATGCTCAAGCGTTCATCGCCTATCTGATGAAGGATGGTCACGTTGCAGCGGCCATAGCATGCGACCGCGAAGCCCCTGCCGCACGGCTGGCGGAAGCCATGCGTGCCACCCTGACGCTAGCGCAAGCGCGCAGCGCCGCTGCCCGTTGA
- a CDS encoding UdgX family uracil-DNA binding protein (This protein belongs to the uracil DNA glycosylase superfamily, members of which act in excision repair of DNA. However, it belongs more specifically to UdgX branch, whose founding member was found to bind uracil in DNA (where it does not belong), without cleaving it, appears to promote DNA repair by a pathway involving RecA, rather than base excision.), translating to MATRPIGIRPDQQPERLEQCRRCLLWEAATQAVPGAGPQHALLMLVGEQPGDQEDLQGKPFVGPAGALLDSALDEAGVDRNQVYVTNAVKHFKWEPRGKRRLHKTPAQREVDACHYWIERELAEHDPKVVVALGATALKSVLQKSTVKLQASMGDAIEHDGRLVIATFHPSYALRSPDAETRERAYSAIVEAFKHAHRLIEKHAK from the coding sequence ATGGCGACTCGGCCCATAGGCATTCGCCCCGACCAGCAACCGGAGCGCCTCGAACAATGCCGCCGCTGTCTATTGTGGGAGGCGGCTACGCAAGCTGTTCCGGGTGCGGGTCCACAGCATGCGCTGCTGATGCTTGTCGGCGAACAACCCGGCGATCAGGAAGACCTGCAGGGCAAGCCGTTTGTCGGTCCCGCAGGGGCGTTGCTGGATAGCGCGCTCGATGAAGCCGGCGTGGACCGCAACCAGGTGTATGTAACGAACGCGGTCAAGCATTTCAAGTGGGAACCGCGTGGCAAGCGACGCCTGCACAAGACACCCGCGCAACGCGAAGTGGACGCGTGTCACTACTGGATCGAACGGGAACTGGCGGAACACGATCCCAAGGTTGTTGTTGCATTGGGTGCGACCGCGTTGAAGTCCGTGCTGCAAAAATCAACCGTGAAATTGCAGGCTTCAATGGGCGATGCGATCGAACACGACGGGCGTCTGGTCATCGCGACCTTTCATCCATCGTATGCGCTTCGATCGCCCGATGCCGAGACGCGCGAGCGTGCGTATAGCGCGATCGTAGAGGCTTTTAAACATGCCCATCGATTGATTGAGAAACACGCTAAATAA